The genomic region GGGTGGCAGCTACGGCCTAAATTGCCGCCCAAGACGTCAGCAGAAGTGAAGGAGAGTAGCGTGGATGAGCACAAAGCCCTGGGGGTGATGCGCACCATGGTTGACGGTGGCCAATTGACCGACCCGGAAAGTGCGCGGGGCAAATTGCTGCAAACCGCAGCTCACCTATTCCGCAACAAGGGCTTTGAACGCACGACCGTGCGGGATTTGGCCAGCGCCGTGGGCATCCAGTCGGGCAGCATCTTTCATCATTTCAAGAGCAAGGACGAGATCCTGCGGGCAGTGATGGAGGAAACCATCCATTACAACACCGCGATGATGCGTGCTTCGCTGGAGGAGGCGAATAACGTGCGCGAGCGTGTGCTGGCGCTGATTCGCTGCGAGTTGCAGTCGATCATGGGCGGCAGTGGCGAGGCCATGGCGGTGCTGGTCTACGAATGGCGCTCGTTGTCGGCCGAAGGTCAGGCCCAGGTGCTCGCCCTGCGCGACGTGTACGAACAGATCTGGCTGCAGGTATTGGGCGAGGCCAAGGCCGCTGGTTATATCAAGGGCGACGTGTTTATCACCCGGCGCTTCCTCACCGGCGCGCTGTCCTGGACCACCACCTGGTTCCGCGCCCAGGGCAGCCTGACCCTTGAGCAATTGGCTGAAGAGGCGTTGCTGATGGTGCTTAAGTCAGACTGAGGCGCAACTTATTAAATTTGATGGCGAAAGTTGTCTCTCCAGATAAAAACGCCTAGCTTATCGCCATCAAAGAATTCAACGGTGTGTGCCTCAATGTTTTCGCCATGGCGGCTGGC from Pseudomonas synxantha harbors:
- a CDS encoding TetR/AcrR family transcriptional regulator codes for the protein MDEHKALGVMRTMVDGGQLTDPESARGKLLQTAAHLFRNKGFERTTVRDLASAVGIQSGSIFHHFKSKDEILRAVMEETIHYNTAMMRASLEEANNVRERVLALIRCELQSIMGGSGEAMAVLVYEWRSLSAEGQAQVLALRDVYEQIWLQVLGEAKAAGYIKGDVFITRRFLTGALSWTTTWFRAQGSLTLEQLAEEALLMVLKSD